The genomic DNA GCAGGTCCTGCACAACATCGTAGCGCTTCTGTTTGTCGCCTTCGCGGGTCTTGCGCACGGGGTTCACCCGCACCGAGAACAGGACGCGATCGCCGACGGCGAGCAGGGGGTCATATTCCTTCACCTCCCGGCGAATCAGAAAGTCCGACTTGACGGGAGGACGTTCCGAAACGGCCAGGAAACAGTTCGCCCCGTCGCGCCCGCCGCCGATGTCGCGGAACAGGAAATCGCGTTTCCGCTCCGGGCCGTCCGAAAACACGTCCCACAACGCCTGGTGCATTTCATAGATACCAGCCCGCACAAGGGCGGCGGGATCGAAGCTGAGTTTGCTCATGTACATGGTCGCCTCCTGTCATTCGCCCGCGCGCAGCCGGTGTTCAGGCCGGACGGAGAACTGCCGCCGCCCATGATGGGAAACCTGGTCGCGCACGATGAATGTTTCCAGTTTCTCCAGGCCGTCCAGCTCGTCCGAGAAGACGTCCCGGTCCGCGGCATCGACGATGCCTGTCCGGTACGGAGCCTCCCTGCGGGCCAACGCCTCGGCGAAGTCCGCCGCCTCGACGATCTCGGGCCGGAACAGCTCGTCCGCGGGGCACGACTTGCGTCCGAGGTACGGCGTCAGTCGAGGCCGGAACAGGGCGTCGCGGAGCTCCGCCAGCGGGTGCGGCGGCTCCTCCCGCGCCCAGACGCAGGCCGTGAACACCGACCCGGCCAAGTATTCGCGCCGGGTGAGGATGGTGTTCGGCTCGTCGTCCGGCCCGAGCATGCGGCCCAGTTCGTCCTGGCGGGTGCGGTAGACAAGCTTGGCCCGCTCCCTGGGCGTCTGCACGGTGTGGTAGTCGATGAACCGTTCGCCGGGGGCGTCCACGCGCACGGCGAAGTGGTAGCCCTCGTGCAGCGCCGCGAGCCGGTTTTCCTCATCCCGGCGGATGCCCAGGCAGGCCGCCAGCAGCCCGAAGACGCCGGAACGCGTGGGGCGGCCGGAGATCGGCCGGATTTCGCCCACGGCCACCGTTCCCCAGGCCTGGAGCGGGCCGCTCAGCGTAAAGAGCAGATATTCGCGCATGACGGTCACTCCGCGATGAAGCCGCACACGGCCCGCAGGCTGCCCCCGCCGTCGGCGACGTTGAAGCATTCACTCGCAAGGTCTTGTCCGTACACGCTGTTGAGGGAATCGCGCCGTCCGAGCAGGCGCTCCACGGCGTCCGCCAGCAGATCGCCCTTCTCGCTGTTCAGCGGTTTCAGGAACGCGGCGGCCAGGCTACGCGGCTGCTCGTCGCCCTTCTCCGCGAGGCAGAAGGAGGCGTAGGCCCGACTGGCGAAGCTGTTCTGCTTGCCCGTGGGGCTGACGGTGCAGGCCGCCTCGACCAAAGCGCGCAGCGTCCGCGCGGTCAGGTTGTCGTCGCCCAGAGTCTCCCGCAGCAACTCGCGGTCGATACAGACGTAGAGGTAAAACAGGCCCGCACCGAACTCGGCGACGCCCATGTGCCCGGCCCCGGCATCCTCCTTGTTCAGGTCGTCCACGGCGGTGAAGAAGTCCTCCTCCACGGCGGCGGTGTGCACGGTAAAGGCGTGGGCCACCTGCGCGGCGGCTTCGACGTTGAACCGCTTGCTGGCGGCCAGCATGCGCCCGAACAGGGCCATGTCCGCCGAGGCCGCGTCGGCGCGCAGCAGGTCCAGCGCCTCGCCCTCGGGCACTTTGCCCGACGCGCGGCAGACCTCGACGAGCGCGGCCACGCCCTCGATCTCCGCCGGGGAGAGATGCACGATCTGCTCGGTCTCCAGAGACTCCAACAACGCCTTCATGCTCGACTCGACATCGTCCTTTTTCTTTTCATACTTGGCCTTGATTTTGCCGAACACGCTCCCGATGGCGCGACCGATGGCCACAGCCTTGTTCTCCTTAAGAGTGGACAATCCCCCCGTTTCTACGCCGTCGATGGCCTCATGAAGCGTCACGCCGCAGGTGAGCGCCTTGTAGGCGTACTTGCCGATTTCCTTGGTCCGCGTACCCAGCGCACCGCCGAGGGCCTCGGCAAAAGCGTCGGAAGTGCGCCAGGCGCGTTTGAGGCTCTGGGAGGAGACGCGCAGCCGCTGCGTATTGCCCATGGTCATGGTCTTGGGGCGGCCCAGGTCGTCGCGGTTCAGGTTGGCGGCGGGATAGCTGGTCAGGATGTGGAGCTGGATATATCTGGACATGTCTTTTCTCCTTGATTTAATTGGTAATGGCGTGGAGGTAGTATTGTTCGGCCCAGGTGCGGCTGGTGGTTTCATTCCACCAGACCGTGCCGATGGTCAGACTTACCGGGTCGACCGCGCCATCGAGCATCCGCACGAGGCGCAGCAGCATCCGGTACAGCTCGTCCCGGTCGCCGTCGCGGATGGTGATGAGCTTGCGGAACCGGGCGTCGCGAATTTCTTCGCTGGCCTTGGGAATGGCTGCGAGCTGGCGAGGAAAGGTCTTCTCGGAGGAAAGCCTGCGCGCGTGGGCCAGGATGCCTACGGGCAGGGCCAAACGCTCCAGCAACGGCGTGGAGAGTTCGAAGCCCGCACGGCGCAACAGGGGCACCAGTCCGCGCCAGAACGCCCGGGAGGTGAACACCTCAGTAGGCGACTTGGCCCGGCGCAGTTCCGCCCGGGCGCCCCGGTCCTTCTGCAAGGACTCCAACCACTCGCCCAAAACGGTCCAAAAGACTTTGTTCCCTTGCACTTCGCTGAAGCTGTTGATCATTTCGAACCTCGCTCTGTCGGCAATTCGAGAATTTTCGCAAGCGCCGCGCGGTTGAAGTTCCGCATGGAGCGCCAGGCCTGAACCTGCCGTTTGATGCGTTCCGGCTGCACCTGGAACCGCTCGACCTCCGCATGGAAGCGTTCTACCGCCGTCTTGGCCAGGATGTCCGCCCACTCGATGCGAAACGGCTCGGCCTCACCGTAGTCCTCACATTCGGCAAGCCTGCGGGTCAGATGGTAAAAGCCCTTTTCCGTCGCGCCCCAGAAAGCGGTCCCGGCATTGTCGAACACCGTCGCGTCGATCTTGGCCTGCGACTTGGCGGCCTCGTGCACCAGCGCGTCCTTGAGCGCCCCCACGAGATTGCGCCGCACCTGATCCGCAGCGGCAACGAACATGTCCACGGCCAGCCGAAAATCAGCCAGACGCTCCTCCGGCACATGGTAGGCCGGGAATTCGGACTCGCACCACTGCCGGGCCTTCATGTTGTCCATGTCGAACCCGCTGGCGCGCACGGTCAGCCCGAATTCGGGCTCGGCAAGCAATTCCCGCGTTTCGGGGTCGTCGAACAATTCCATGGCATTTGCCACACAGGCCGCCCGGGCGATCCCCTTGCCGTCCCTGGTCCTGTCGTCGAACTGGCCGTAGACCACGCCGAGCCAATGGGAATAACCGGCGATGTTCGCCATTCCCTTCACGGAATACGCGTCCTTGTCCTGCCCCTGGTGGCGGTACGGGGTCAGCGGATGACGCCATGTTCCTCCATAATTATATCCGGAAGGCCGCGTGACATAGCGGCGCACCACCGTCCGGGAGGAAGCGGCGCAAAGGTCGCACTGCACGGGACCGGCCTCTTCATCGGGAATCAGCAGGATGCGCCGGGGCATGCCCCAATAGGCGTGCAGGGGGTGCACATCGCCGGGGTGCGTCTCCTCGCCCTTTTCGCTGGTCCGGGTCGGAGCGCCCCACGGGTAGACCGCACCGGCAAGACCGTCGGGGCCCGGCGCGGCAGCGACTTCGTGGACACTGGCGTTCTGCGGCAACACGTTGCGCCAGACCTTCTCCCACAGCGTGCCGCCCTCCACCAACGTGGACAGCGGCCCGCCGCCGCGCAGGGAGGTGCGGTGCCCCTTGCCCCCGGAGGGCGCGAAGGTCTGGAGCGTGAAGAGCGCCATGGCCGCGCAGGCCGGGCACATGGCCTTGACGAAGCCACGCTTGATGAAGAAGTCGCCGCTGTTCTTCAGCGTATTGCCGCCGGGGGAGTCGATGAGCAGGGCCGCCACATCATTGGCGTCCTTGGGCGTGCCCGGCGGCAGCTCGAAGTCCTGCATGAACAGCGGCCGTTCGCCGAAGAGATTGAAGAAGGATTTATGCGGCTCCATGGCCGCGCGAAGTTCGTCCGGCGCAGGCGGTTCCTCGTGGAGCCGTTCCCATTCTCCGGCGGTTTCCGGAGGTCGGACCGTCTGCAGGAGCCCCACCAGGAACTCCATGAGCGCCGCCCGAAAATCCGGCCTCGGCGGCGCAAGGTCTTTGGGAGGGTTGTCCCCCGCGGCCAGCTCCCACGGCGCGATCACGCCCTCCGAGCCGTCGGCCCGGACGATGGGAAGCCAGCGCTCCTCAAGCAGATTGAACATTGATGCGCCTCCTTTGTTGATCGATGATAACAAAAAGGCTATACTTGCAGAAACGAGGCGGCCCTCCCCGCCTTGGGGAGAACCGCCCTGCGGCCACCTCGGTTAACCCGAGATGACCGCGGAGAATATGGGGATGACGAGAACCACGCTGCAATCAGCGCTAAGGTACATGATGACGATCGTACGCCGAGATCTAAAAACAAAAGTCTGCATGACAGCAAGCCTTCCTTCCGAGCATCAGGTTGACGGCTCGCGCACGAAAGGCTATTTTTTGGTTCTCACACCTGTGCCTTTGTGCACACCAGCGGCCCTTTCGGACTCGATTCGAAGGGGTCGTTTTTTTATTTTAGGTACAGCAGCCAGAAGAGGTTGTCAATTCTAATTTGTAGTTATCGTGATCATCTCTCCTTCTCATTCCATGCCGTTATCGTAATCAACTCTCCTTTTTATTTCATGGCGCTCACGTTAACCAGCTCTCCTTCTTGATAATTTGACAATCCCCACTATGTGGGGAACATATAAACCCTTGGTGTTATCGAGAACACCTCTCTGGTTCATCCCCGCGCACGCGGGGAACTCATTCTCCCTAACTGAGCCCCATTCATCCGTCAATTTCCGCCCCCTCCCCTTCAACGTACCGTACCTCCACCACCTGCCCCTTCTCATTCCTCCCCGCACCGAACCAGCGCCCCGGCTCCCGTTCCACGAGCGGCACCAGCAGGGACCAGCGCCCCTTGTCGGGCATCCGTTCGGTCAGGACGTCCAGCGCAGTCTGCAATTCGGGCGGAACAACCATCTCCGCGAGCTTGTAGGCCGAGAGCCGGACCTCCGAGCGCAGGCAGGCCCGCATGGAGGCGTCGTCCGGTCGGGCCGCGCCCCAAAGCGCGAGTTGGCCCTCCCGAACGCGGACCAGCCGCACCTGCCGGGTCGTCTGACCGAGCCTGGTCGGGGTCTTCTGGTCCCGGTCCCAGACCGTGCCGGAGCTGCGCCTGTGGTAGCCGGCTTCGAAACGGAGTCGGTTGTTTTCCGCGAAGGCCTTGTCGGCGTATTCCTTGCCGAGTTCCTGAAGCGCCTCGTCCAGCAGGGCTTCCGGCACGTCGCCCGCATAGGCGCCCTCCACCAGGGCGCGCGCGTCCTCGGGCAGGAGCAGCCGCCCGCGATCCGCGAGCAGCCGGGCGGTGCGCCAGAGCACGTCCGGGCGGGGGTAAACGTAGCGCCCCGAGGGGAAGACGCGGCCGTACCATTCCGCATCCGCATCCTCGACGGGCTCCGGCATGAGCACGAGCATCCGCGCCGAGCGATACCCTTCCGGACGACCGGTACGCGCCTGGTGTCGATGGCAGCGTCCGGCGCGCTGAATGAGCAGTTCCATGGGCGCGAGGTCGGAAAGCAAGACATCGAAATCAAGGTCGAGCGATTGTTCCACGACTTGGGTGGAGATGAGAATCTTCCCTCCCCGTTCCTCCGGCCTGGATTCCTTGCCGAACGTCGCCAACACTTGCGATTCAATCTCCTGCCGGTCGCAGCCCGCAAACCGGGCGTGGAATAGCAAGGCGTCCCCGGCGGGCACGCCGTACTCCTCCACTAGCCTGCGCCGGGCCGCCAGCGCATCGCCCACTGTGTTGCGGACCCAGCACGCGCAGGCTCCAGCCCGATGCGCGTCCGCCAGGGCGGCGAACATCGCGTCTTCGTCCGACACCGGGGTCACGGCCACGTCCAGCCGCCGCGAGGCCGCCACGGGTGTCTCCGTGAGACAAGTGTCCATTACCCGCGTGGCCAGGGGAAAGGCCGTCTCCCGAACGGTCATTTCCGGCAATGTCGTCCCCCCGGCGAGCTCCCTTCCCCGCACCCAGGCGCGCACCAGCTTCTCCCGGAGCTCGCGGGTCATGGTCGCCGAGAGCAGCACCACGCTGCCGCCGAGGGCCGCATGGAAGGACAGCAACGAGCACGCCAGTGTGCCCGTGTATTCATCGTAGGAATGGATTTCGTCGGCGACGAGCGTGGACCGTGACAGACCGAGCAGGCGCAGGCACTGGTGCCGGGAAGGCAGGACGCCGAGCAGCGCCTGGTCCAGAGTGCCAACGCCGCACGGTGCAAGCAGGGCCTTTTTGCGGTTGTCCGCGATCCAGGCCGAACAGGCCGCCCCTCCCTCCCAAAAGCCGCCCTCCCCTCCGACGGATGCGGGACGAATGGCTTCAAGTCCGATGCTCTCCAGATAGTCTTCTTTCAAGGCCCGGCCGCCATGGGCCAGCACCAACGATGCCTTCTCGTCCGCGAAGAGCCGCCGGTAACTCTGCGCAAGGCGGGCGTACATGGCGTTGGAGGTGGCCATGGTCGGCAGCCCGACGAAGACGCCCGCGCTCGTCCCGGCACGCATGTGGCGATGCGCGGCCAGGATGGCGGCCTCCGTCTTGCCTCCTCCGGTCTGGTCCTCCAAGATGAGCAGCTCCGGTCCGTCCGGGTCGGGAAGATCGAGCACATACCGCTGCAGAGGGTGCGGGGACGCGTCGTCCGGGAGGCCTGGAAAATATTCGTGAAAGGAAAGCCTGCCCGACGGGGACGCGGACAGCACGCCCGTTTCCGCGACGGCGATCCGAGCCCGGTCCACAGCGTAGCCCCAATACTCCGAGACATCGCCGACCTCCGCTCGGGCTTCGAACCATTCCGAATTGGAGCCGACCCAGTCGGAAAGCACGAACAGTCCGGCGGCGAGCCAGGACAGCCGACACAGGCCGTTTTCCCCGACTCCGTCCAGGGAGACGCCGCCAAGAAACAAGTCCGCCATGTCTTTGACGAAGGCTTGCGCCTCGCACTCCGTGCCCTTGAAGAACCGTTTCACATTCGAGCAGGCGGAAACGGGCTCGCCGTGGTGGCCGAAGGCTGCCGCCGCCAACGGGGAAAGGCATCGCTTGTTTTCCGCCCGGAGCATGATCCGCACCTGCGGCGCGACCTCCGACCAGAGCCCCATACCGAGCTCCGTGTGGTGCGGCCCGCCTTCCGCCCGCCACTCCGGAATGCCAAGTCGCCGCGCCAGTTCGGGAACCATGTTTTGAAAGGGAAGCGAGAACTTGCCGAGGTCGTGTACGGAGGCGAAAAAACGGAGCAAAGCCAGTGTTCCGGCTTCATCCATCGAAGAAAGATGCATGAGGCGGGCACGAAACAGTGAGTCCATGTCCAAAAGAACATGAGTTACAGCAGCGACGTCAAGACAGTGACAAGCAAGGTGATGATATCCCTCGCCTGCAACCGTTTTCCCCCAAAACAGGGTGCTATGATCAGAGGTTTTATTTGACATAGCATACCGTCACAACGAAATTTTTTTTCGAAAAAAGGTGCCGCGACCGACAAGTCACACCGTCTGATCTGCTATTATAAGCCCTTGCCTTCGCATTCAATATTTCTACGGTTATCCCACATACATTGGATGCACGCTCTCTTTGACCAACGTTCTTGGTTCAAGGGAGGAGGGCTGCCTAGAACGGAGGTACACCCTCTGAGCAATAATCTGAAGTCCTTAACTAACCGATCTGTCGCCCGCGCACACCCCGCAGATTAACAGAAAAAATCGGTCGACATCGCATACCGGCTGCCAAGGCCGCAGAACTGATCGAGCGGAACCATGCGGCAAGCATCCGGTATATGACGGAAAAAAACCATGAACGCAAACGGTTCCTGTCCCCCGAACAGGTGAATCAACTGCTGGCCGCCGCACCAAACATGCGGTCCAGCCACTATCTGCCGCTGGCGATCCTTCTGGCGGTGGAACACGGCTGCAACAGGCAGGAAGCGCTGGATCTCAAATGGTCCGATGTCATCTTGAGCGAGCAGGAAAATCTCATCACCTTCCAACGGACCAAGAATGGGGTGACGAGGACGCACCGCATCCTGCTCCGCGTTCGTAAAACCAGCATCCCGCCTATGTTCCGCTCGCATTCCGCCGATTGAATCCAGGCTCGACGCCCATTCTCATCTCTCCTGCCCCCCATAACGGACCCCAAATCTACCCCGCAAGCACGGAAAAAGGGCTTCGGTAAACTACCGAAGCCCTTTCATATTCGTGGTGGAGCTGGAGGGAATCGAACCCACGACCTCTTGAATGCCATTCAAGCGCTCTCCCAACTGAGCTACAGCCCCACGTCGTTGGGAAGAACCCTTTTGCCCATTTTCGCCTTCGATGTCAACACGCGGAACGCGAAAAATCGCAATTCGCTTCCGGCCTTGGAGCGCTTGCATTTTTGGGCGTATCACGCGAGGAAGGCGGCATGAAGGTGCAGGGCGGGAAAACGGATCTCGTGCTCGGAGCGGCTGCGGGCTACCATCTCGGGGATGTGCGGCCCTTTCTCGTTTCGCTCGCCCGGTCGGGATTTCAGGGCGAGTGCGTGCTGTTCGTCTCCCCGACCACGCGGGACCAGGAGCGCATGCCCGCGCTGGCGAGCGGGTTCGCCCTCCGGCTCGTGCCGATGCGCGCCCTGCCCGGCCTGGAGCATCTGCCCTGCAACGCCTTGCGCCATTTCCACGCCCTGAACCTGCTCCGGCGCGAGGCGGGCCGTTTTTCCCGCGTTCTGCTCACGGACGTTCGCGACGTGATCTTCCAGCGCGATCCCTTTGCCTACGCCTGGCCGAGCGGTCTGAACGCCGTGCTGGAGCACCGCGCCGCGCTGCTCGGCGACTGCCCGCACAATTCCCTCTGGGTGCGCGGCCACCTCGGCCCGCAGGCGCTCGACGCCCTGCGCCGCGCGCCCGTGTCCTGCTCCGGCACGACCCTGGGCGATCCGGAAGCTGTGGCGGACTACCTCGAAAAGCTCACCGCCCTGCTCGCTCCCTACGTCCCGGCCCCGCGCATGGCCGGATACGACCAGGCCGTGCACAACCATCTCGTGCATGGCCGCAGCCTGCCGAAGCTGACGCTGCACGACAATTCCGGCCCGATCCTGACCCTGGCTTCGAGGCCGGGCGAGCCCGCCCTCGACGACCAGGGCGACGTGCTCAACGACGCGGGCGCGCCCGCGCTCATCGTGCATCAATACGACCGCAAGCCCGGCCTGTTTCGCCATCTGCGCGAAAAGTACGCCTAAGGCCGGCCCGATTCCTTCAGACTCAGCTCGTATTCCTCCCGGATGCGCTCCAAAAGCGCCTTGGTATCATCGGCCAGCAGCTTGGGCGCGGAAAAATCAGGACGCGACGCGAATTTCTGAAGCATCAGCACGTCCCGGTCGCTCCAGAGCGGCAGCAGGCCCCCGAGCACATAGCCCCGCTCCCAGGCGCGCTCCACGGCCCAGGGCAGGCCGGGGTCCGCAAGCGGCAGCTGCGCATGATAGGCGTGCATGCCGGGATGGAGCGCCTCCAGTTCCGCCAGCCGGTCGGGCAGATCCGCCCCCAGCGCATCGGCCTGGATCTTGGCAATCCCGGAATTGTCCATGCTCGTGAAAGCGCAGTCCGTGATTCCGGCGGGATCGACGCCGGGCGCGAATTCGCGTTCCACGCCGAGCTGTCCGTAGGCGTCCCGCAGGTAGTCCTCGTAGGCCGGATGCGGGTGCACCGCGTGCGGAATGTCGCGGAAGATGGTGAACTCGCAGAGCAGGCTGATGCGCGCGTCGCTGTCCCGCTTGGGCGGCATGCTTTCGATCTCCAAGGCCAGTTCCCGCATGTCGTATTTCCGGTTGACCTTCTGCATGGTCGTCTCGTCCGTGACGCTCTGGCCGAAAAGCATGTTCACCTGAAGCTCGTCGCGAGCCGCGACGTAGGTCATCTTGGTCAGGCGCAGAGCCAGAAAGCCGTTGCGGTAATCGGGCAACACCATGAGTCCGCCCGACTCCACAGCCCCTTTCCCCGGCGCGGACCGATACAGCCCGGCAAGGCCCACCACATCGCCGGATTCGGCCCTGCCCACGAACATCTGCACGTCCGGCCCGGCATTGGCCGCGCGCAGGCGCTCCGGATCATAAACGTAGTCGAGGGGAAAGTTGTCGCCATAAATGGCGTAATACAGCCGGGCCACGTTTTCCGCGTCCTGCGGCTGAAACACGTCCGCCTTGATCTTCTGTCCGGGCTCCACCGCTTTCGCGCTCTGCCGAAGCAGCTCGATGCATTCCTCTTTCGTTCTCTGAACCAGGGCCATGTTCGCTCCGTTTTCTCAGGTGCAGACGAATTCGCCGTTGGGCAGGGGGCGCACGCCCTTCCGAAAGACCGGGCTGCGCTCCTTTCGAAATGGACGCTTCCCTCCGTTGCTACCCATAATTGCGGCTTCGGGCAATCTCCCCGCATCCGACAGACTGCGGAAGCCAAGCCGGGGCTCTTGCATTTTCCGGATTCTTGTACGCAAAAATGAAATTATGGCAAGGCATTGCATGCTTCTCAATTTACTTTCGTTCGGCAACGATATTGTGGTATAGTTGAAGACACACTTCAACCGCGTCCGGCCGCCCACCGGAGAGGAGACCCCATGCAACCCCATAAAATACTCTTCGCATTTCTCGTCCTGTTTGCCTGCGCTTTGCCTGTTGCAGCGCAGGAAAGCGTACCCGGCCACGCCCAGGACTCTGCCGAAGACTACGCCGGAATGCCTCCCTTCACTCAATCCGAGCTGGAACGATTCCTCCACGACTGGCCCGCGTTCACAGGCTGGGCCGAGACGCGCGGCGAGGAGCTGGACCAGAGCGGCAACGAGGACGACTGGACCCGCGAGGCCGCGACCTTCGTCTCCGGGCTCGGCTGGGACCACGAACGCTTCTTCTACGTCGCCCACCAATGCGCCGTGGGCATCTCCGGCCTGGCCATGGAAGAGCAGGGTCCGGCCATCATGGCCGAGCTGGCCGAGGCCAGAAAGCAGATCATGGCCGACCAGACCATGACCGACGAGCAAAAGCAGCAGATGCTCCAGATGCTCGAACAGTCCCAGGGCGGCATGGACGGCATGCAGGACATGCAGGAGCATGTCGCGCCGCAGGAGCTGGCCCTGATCAAGTCGCGGCAGAAGGATATCCGCCGCGTCATGCAGGTGGAGGAATAAAGAGCCTCCGGTCCTCCCTTTGCTTTGTCCCGGCGGGTCGGCTATGTTCCTTCCCGCCGGGACCGCTTTTTCCCGCCCTTGACCCCAGGCTGGTATGTGCCTTGCAGACCCACCGTGGACCGTCGGCGGCATATGGCCGTTCTCGGCGAACAGCACTCGACCCACGGGAAGGCCATGAACAAGATTCGGATCAAAATCATCATCTTCTTCGTCGCGTTCATCAGCTTCATGACCCTGAACACGGCCATGTACGGCTGGAACATCGTCTCCTTCCGCGACAGGCTCGGCGTTCTGGACCATTTCCACGAGCTGCTCTCGGACATCCTCGAAATCCGGCGCTACGAAAAAAACTACATCTTCTACCCGGAACCCGGCAGCCTCAAGGAAATGCTCGTCTACATCGAGATGACCGAGCAGACCGTGGGCATTCTTCAGGAAAACATCGTGGAGATCGGCGGGGAAGAGGAATACCAGGGCTTCATTTCGGATCTCAAGGAATACAAGCAGCGGCTGCACATCCTCTCCGAAGGGGGCAAGACCGACTTCGCGGAGGTCCGCCGCCTGGGCACGGCCATGGTCGGCTTTGCGCAGCGCCTGCTCGACCTCAAGAAGCAGCGCATCCACAACGCCCTGATCTCCATCCTCTACATCCCCATCTGCGTGATGATCGGGCTTGCCGCGCTGATAACGGTCCTGTTCATCTGGCAGGCCAAGCGGGTCATGGACCGCCTCGCCTACGTGCAGCAGGCGGCCGAGGGCGTGGCCAAGGGCGACTACGAAGCCATCCAGCACATCAAGAGCGACGACTACGCCTCCAAGCTGATGCGCTCCGCCTTCAGCAAGATGGCCGAGGAGATCGAGTCCCGCCAGGAACAGCTCATCGAGTCCCGCAAGCTCGTCTCCATCGGCACGCTGACCTCCGGCATCGCCCATGAGCTGAACAACCCGCTGAACAACGTCTCCCTCACGGCGGACACGCTTCTGGAGGAATTCGGCGAGCTTTCGGAAGTCGAGGCCAAGGAGATGCTTCTGGACATCATCAACGAGACGAGCCGGGCCAGCGAGGTGGTCCGCAACCTGCTGGACTTCTCCAGGGAGGACCGCCAGCCCATGACCCGGCTCAAGGTCGCCGAGGTCATCCGCCAGACCCTCAAGCTGGTGGGCAACCAGCTCATGCTCGACCACGTCCGCGTGATTTCGAGCATCCCGGACGACCTGCCGGACATCTGCGGCGATCTGCACTATCTGGAGCAGGTCTTCATCAACCTGTTCATGAACGCCACGCAGGCCATGCCCGACGGGGGCGTGCTGAGCATTTCGGCCCGGAGCGGCCCGGAAGGCTATGTCTGCGTGGACGTGGCCGACACGGGCTGCGGCATGTCCGCCGAAACCCTGGAACGCATCTTCGACCCCTTCTACACCACCAAGCCCGTGGGCAAGGGCACCGGCCTCGGCCTGTCCATCATA from Paucidesulfovibrio longus DSM 6739 includes the following:
- a CDS encoding sensor histidine kinase; its protein translation is MNKIRIKIIIFFVAFISFMTLNTAMYGWNIVSFRDRLGVLDHFHELLSDILEIRRYEKNYIFYPEPGSLKEMLVYIEMTEQTVGILQENIVEIGGEEEYQGFISDLKEYKQRLHILSEGGKTDFAEVRRLGTAMVGFAQRLLDLKKQRIHNALISILYIPICVMIGLAALITVLFIWQAKRVMDRLAYVQQAAEGVAKGDYEAIQHIKSDDYASKLMRSAFSKMAEEIESRQEQLIESRKLVSIGTLTSGIAHELNNPLNNVSLTADTLLEEFGELSEVEAKEMLLDIINETSRASEVVRNLLDFSREDRQPMTRLKVAEVIRQTLKLVGNQLMLDHVRVISSIPDDLPDICGDLHYLEQVFINLFMNATQAMPDGGVLSISARSGPEGYVCVDVADTGCGMSAETLERIFDPFYTTKPVGKGTGLGLSIIYGIVKKHGGFIEVKSEVDQGTTFSIHLLTMGEEDEADEQVSSCGH